Within Massilia endophytica, the genomic segment GCCCAGGCCACGTCGGCCGAGACGCCGGTGGCGGAACAGGCGGCCGAGACCCCCGATTCGCAGGTCGTGGTGGTGACCGGCTCGGCGCGCCCGCAACGCCGCTTCGACGTGTCCTATGCGGTCAATGCGCTGTCGCAGGCCAATGTGCAGAAGCTCGCGCCCCTGAACATGGCCGACCTGCTCGGCAAGCTGCCGGGCATCCAGGTGGAAGCGACCGGCGGCGAAGTGCAGAACGTGACGCGGGTGCGCGGCATTCCCACCGACGACGGCTACGCCCTGTTCCAGCAGGACGGCCTGCCGCTGATGACGGAGATTAACGGCTACTTCTTCCGCGGCGACAGCATGAACCGCTACGACCTGATGACGAAGACGCTGGAAGTGGTGCGCGGCGGCCCGGCGCCGATCTACGCCAGCCAGGCCGCGGCCATCATCAACAGCACCACGGTGACGGGCGGTAACAAGACCCAGGGCAAGGCCCAGGTGTCGCTCGGTACCACCGGCCTCAAGCGTATTGACGCGGTCCAGTCCGGCAAGATCGACGACCGCACCTTCTACGCCATCGGCGGCTTCGTGCGCGAAGACGACGGCCACCGCGACCCCGGCTTCCCCAACGACCGCGGCGGCCAGATCCGCGCCAACATCAAGCACCTGACGGATGCGGGCACCTGGAAGCTGAGCGCCAACTTCCTGAACGACCACAATGTGTTCTACCTGCCGATTCCGGTATCCGATCCGCGCAACCCTGCCCAGTCGCTCGACGGCTACATCGACTACTTCAAGGGCACGATGAATTCGCCGGCCCTGCGCAATGTCCCCATGAAAAACCAGGAAGGCAACGGCGCGCAGCGCACCGACCAGCGCGACCTGGCCAACGGCCGCCACCTGAAGTTCGGCAATATCGGCCTGCAGTTCGAAGGCGCCGTGGGCGAATGGGAACTGTCGGCCAAGGCCGGCTTCACCAAGGGCAAGCTGGACTTCGACGCCTTCTATTCGACCTCCAACCCCGCCACCGCGACGACCTTCGCCAACGGCTTCCTGGCCGCCGCCAGGACCGCCTTCGGCGCCGTGGACCATCTCGGCTATGCCCTCTCCGGCACCAATGGCGCGCAGGCATACGATCCGGCTGCGGCAGGCGGCCTCGTGATGCAAGGCCAATTCCGCAACCTGCAGGCGGACTTCTATTCGCATCAGACCGACATCAATTTCACGCGCAGTGTCCAAACCGGTTTGGGCAAGCATGACGTGAAAGTGGGCTTCTACGGCAGCATTTACGGCTCCACCAGCCGCTCCCAGTACAACGACATGCTGATCGAGCTGCACAACCAGCCGCGCACCCTCGACCTGATCGCCTACTCCGCCACCGGCGCGGTGCTCGGCTCCGTCACGGACAAGGGCGTGCTGCGCTACACCACCACCCTGAACCAGGGCGACGTGGATGCCAAGATGGCGGCGCTGTACGTGAACGACACCTGGGAGGTGAGCGACAGGCTGCGCCTCGACGCGGGCGTGCGTACCGAGCGCTACAACTATGACGGCTGGGCCCTGCTGACCAAGCAGGTGGACCTGGGGGACAAGGCCACCCTGGCCGACAACGCGACGCGCGCCTTCACGGGCGAGCGCCAGAACAATGTCATCAAGCCGCACACCACCAACTGGACGGTAGGCGCCAACTACGACTTCTCCAGCATGTTCGGCGGCTATGTGCGCGCCTCGCACCTGGAGGTGCCGCCGACCATGCAGAACGCCTCGTCGGTCTCGGCACTGATCCTGACCACCAAGGCCAACCAGTACGAGGTAGGCTTCAAGACGACCTTTGGCGCCTCCTACCTGTACATCACCGGCTTCCGTGCCCAGTTCAAGCCGCTGAACAGCTCCTTCATCGCCTTCAATCCGCAGACCGGCCGCAACGACCAGACCCTGCCCTTCTTCGGCGAAGCCACCATCAATGGCGCCGAAATCGACGGCGCCTGGCATCTGGCCAAGGGCCTGGTCCTGAGCGGTTCGGTGACGGTGCAGGATCCGAAGTACAAGAACTTCGTGAACGCCTCCGGCGCCGATCCGTCGCGCGTGGTCGGCAACCAGATCGTGCGGGAGCCAAAAGTGTTCGGCAATATCCGCCCGAGCTACAGCTTCACCGCCGGCGACAAGGTGGTGGACGTGTTCGGCAGCTATTCCTTCACCGGCAAGCGCTATGTCGACCTGTTCAACACCACCGTGCTGCCGTCCTACCACACGATCGGCGCCGGCATCTCCGTGACGCGCGGCGACTGGCAGGTGCTGCTCACCGGCGACAACCTGACCAACGCCAAGGGCCTTACCGAAGGCAATCCGCGTACCGATGCGCTAGCCGGCCAGGGCAGCAACACGGCCATCTACGGCCGCCCCGTGTTCGGCCGCAGCGCACGCCTGGTCGTGAGCAAGGCATGGTAAGGACCTCAACCAAGGATCGATTTCACATGAAAAAGCATTTTCTGTTCGCGATGGCGCTGGCCATCGCCCTTCCCTCGCAAGCCGCCGTGCGCGACAAGCACTGGAGCCTGATGGCGGAACGCATGTTCCCGGCGGTATCGAGCCTGCAGGCAGGCAAGGTGCCCGAGCGCCTGGCCGCCGTGCTGGACACGCGGAAGAAACGCATCGACGCCTGCCAGCAGGCGTCCAAGTGCCTGTTCCTGGCATCCACCTGGAACGACGAGGAAATGGATGCGGTGGCGGGCGCCGTGGCCGCCCTGCCGGCCACGCCCGGCAAGCGGCCCGTCGTGTTCGACGACGGGGCCAAGGCCCAGGTCGTGCGCGAGCTGCGCGGCCTGAACGCCATCCTGCAGACCTACGGCTTCGGCAACGAAACGCGCTACCCCATGATCGACGGCCCGGTGGAAAAGCCCGGCAGCGAGGAGTTCAAGGTGCTCGTGGCGGACGCCCTCTGGCTGGCCGATGCCGGACGCAACGACCCGGGTGTCAACCTGGATCCGAGCATTCCGCTGGCCATTGCGCTCATCGACGTGAACGAGCGCAACGACGCCGTGCAGTTCGAGCCGCTCGACAAGGGCCTGAACACCGCGCCGTTCGCGCTTGCGCGTACTATCGACTGGAAGCGCTACAAGTACACGGCGATCATCATCCCCGGCGTGGGACCGGAAAACCCGGCCATCTCGATGAGCGCACGCGGCAAGCTGCACATGAAGGTCGCGGCCAACCGCTTCGCCGAGGGCAATACGGCCTTCATCGTCGTCAGCGGCGCGGCGGTGCATCCTAAAGGCTCGCACTTCGTGGAAGCCGTGGAAATGCGCAAGCAGCTGATCGAACGCTACAACGTGCCGGCGGACCGCATCGTCATCGAGCCGTATGCGCGCCATACGACCACCAACCTGCGCAACGTGACGCGCGAGCTGGCGGCCATGGGCGCGCCGATCGACAAGCCGACCCTGATCGTGGCCAACCCGAGCCAGAGCCGCTACATCGAAAGCCCGGAGTTCGCGGCGCGTAACCCGGCCGAGCTGGGCTACCACCCCGGCGTTGTCGGCCCCCGCCTGTCGCCGTTTGAACTGGAGTTCAGGCCGTCCCTGAAGTCCCTGCGTGTCGATCCCTGGGACCCGCTCGATCCCTGATCCGGCATAGGAAAAAAGCCGCTGTTCCGCAAGGACAGCGGCTTTTTCCTTATGGCCTGTGCTCTGCAAGCGCCTCCTCCGCGGCGGCCCGGGCGTGGATGGCCGTCGTGTCGAACAGGGGAACGTCCGCGTCCTGCTGGCTCACCAGAAGCGAAATCTCCGTGCACCCCAGGATGATCGCCTGGGCGCCCTGCTTGACCAGTCCCTGCATGATCTTCCGATACTCCGTCCGCGACTCAGCTTTCACCACACCCAGGCAGAGCTCTTCGTAGATGATGCGGTGCACGGTCTCGCGGTCCTGCGTTTCCGGCACAAGCACCCGCAATCCATGGCGTTCGCGCAGCCTGTCGCGATAGAAGGCCTGCTCCATGGTGAAGCGCGTGCCGAGCAGGCCCACGGCGCTGTATCCTGCCTGCCGTATTCCGGCTCCGGTCGGATCGGCGATATGCAGCAAGGGAATGGCGACGGCGGCTTCAATAGCCTGGGCGACCTTGTGCATCGTATTCGTGCAGAGCACCAGGAACTCCGCGCCCGCAGCCTCGAGCGAACGTGCGGCCCTCGCCAGAATGTCGCCTGCCGCGTCCCAGTCACCGTCACGCTGAAGCTGTTCTATCTCGTGGAAGTCGACGCTGTAAAGAACGAGCCTGGCCGAATGCAGGCCGCCCAACCGTTCCTTGATCGTTTCATTGATCTGGCGATAGTAGGGCACGGTGGATTCCCAGCTCATGCCGCCGATTAGGCCTATAGTCTTCAAGGGAGCTCCATGTGAGTATCAACCCGGACAACTTTAGCACGCGCGGCTTTTTGTTTATCATGGGGTTCTGTCATCGACCGGGAGAACGCCATGGCTATCGAACTGGATCACACCATTGTCCCGTCGCGGCACAAGGCCGAATCGGCCCGGCTGCTGGCCGAACTGCTGGGCGTGCACTGGACGCCGCAGAGCCTTGGGCCCTTCGCGGCGGTCTACGTCAATAACGGCCTCACGCTGGACTTCATCGATACGGACGAGGACTTCCCCGTCTACCACTTCTGCTTCCGCCTGAGCGATACGGAGTTCGACGCCACCCTGGAACGCCTGAAGGCGCGCGGCATTCCCTACCGCAGCGCCGTGCACGGCCCGGTTGACCTGAAGATCAACACGGACTACGGCGGCAAGATGGTCTATTGGAACGAGCCCGATGGGCACCAGTGGGAGATGCTGACGGTGAGCTATGCCCGCCCGCCAGCATCATGATGTGCTCTAGCAGATGACGCCATAAGTGCTTTTGCCTGTCGGGACATCCAGGCCGAAGTAGCACAGATACCCATCTTCATCGCGGGTGCAGACGAGGTGTCCCCTCCGCCTTTCGCGGTAGCCTGTGGCCGCGCTGCACGCGTCCTTCGCGTCCGGACCGATCTGGTTGAACAGGTCTTTTGCCAGCGGCCCCTTGAACATGAATGCCACCTTACGGTCTCTAGCAGTGGGTGCCTGCATCTCGGACAAGGTGCCGCCGTAGATCTGGTAATCACCGCTCAGGGCCTTCGGAGGCGAGCCCTCCTCCTTCCTCTCGGTGGCGTGAGCGAGGGAAAACAGCGCAAGTGCGCTAGCAATGCAAATGCGATACCAATTCATGGGCGCTCCCAGATTTCGACGTGAAAGTGGTCATCATGGCCGGGCCATGACCTTACACGACTGCCAAGCGCGTGCTGCACTTTGTCATCGTTGAAGTAGACAATTCGGACCATCGGATGATCTACAAACAGTCGAATGAGCTTCGTGGTTGCGGTCCGGTCATACACTGCATCGTTCAATGAAACCCGCGCGGCCTGGCCAATCATCCCGTCCTTCCGGACGGGACGGCAATCCATCTCTATGCCCTTCTTGTGGCTAGCATGTTTGTCATACTTGCCCCCACCAGCCACACAGATGTTACCAATGCCGAACTTCCGATCATCGATAGCCTGCCACTCGCGCTCGATATAGAAGATCAAGGACATCAGGTTCGGATGGGCATACTGAGCCAAGTGACCGGTGTTAGGCCGGTTGCCTATCATTCCGTACACGTAGTAGCCAGCGTCTTCTGGCGCCTGGGGCAACATGAAGTAGCCGCGCGAGTCCTTCGGTTGGACTTCAAGCATTACCGGCTCCGCTACGCGCACTTGCAGCCAGCAAGATCCCAGCCGCCAGTTGTGTTGCCACCTATGCCGCCACCAATCCTCTGCTGTGTGTACCTCCATTTGACTTTCGAGAAGCGGAGGCCAATATCGTCTTGAAGAAGACCGCTATCCCCGAGCATCTGGTCCATGCTGGAGATCATTACGTTCTCCAGCTCCACCTCGTAATACTTGACGGGCCTCCCTTCACCATCGGCACGCATGAATTCAAGCTTGGCTTTCGGGATAGTCCGCCCCGTCGAGCAGGTCTGCATGAGAATCGGTGAGGAAAGGTCCGTGATCTTCGATAGCGACAGCGTCCGGTGTTCGCAACGTTCAGCGGTATGCCCTCCACCTGTCGACGCGGTTGCGCTCCTCGGCTGCGTTACGCCCCAATGAGCAGAAGTCACCTCGATCCACCCCTGGTGAGCCGAATCAGCCGATTCGCCCCGAATACCGTCGATCTGCAGATACACATCCAGCGCCATGGAGCCTCCGAACGATTGGGGAAATTCGAAAGCATTGTTGCTCGACCACAAAAAGGACGAGTTGGGGCATATCAAGCATCTGGCTCGAGGGATCAGAAGGCGAAGCAGCTGCAGCCGAAAGCGCCCCAGAAACCGGAGTAGTCGGAAACAGGCACCTTCGAACGCCGCGCGACGTCATGCGCGTGGCTGTGCACCGCGCAGGGTCCGCTGCACTGGTGCTGTACCGCGGCAGCCGGACGGTAGTGGCCCGGCACCTTCGCTACCGGCGACCAGTCGGGCAGGACGGGAAGAGGCGGCGGCGCCAGCGGCGTGAACTCGGCCGCGCCGTACACGATCTTTCCGCCGACGATGGTCAGCACGGACTCGATGGATTTGATCGCCTCCTCCTCCACGCTGAAGAAGTCGGCGGACAGCACGCAGAGGTCGGCCAGCATGCCTTCCTTGATGCGGCCCTTCTTCCCCTGCTCATTGGAGAACCAGGCGCTGCCTGCGGTCCAGAGCTCGAGCGCCGTTGCGCGATCGAGCTTGCTGCCCGCGTCGTAGAGGCGCAGACCGCCGACCGTGCGTCCGGATACGAGCCAGTACAAGGCTGTCCACGGGTTGTAGCTCGCCACCCGGGTGGCGTCTGTGCCCGCGCCGACAGGCACGCCGTTCTCCAGCATGCGCTTGATGGGCGGCGTGGCGGCTGCGGCTTCCGCGCCGTAGCGCTCCACGAAGTATTCGCCCTGGAAGGCCATGCGGTGCTGGATGGCGATGCCGCCGCCCAGCGCCTTGACGCGATCGATATTGCGCGGGCTGATGGTCTCTGCGTGATCGAACATCCAGTGCAGGCCATTGAAGGGAATGTCGCGGTCCACCTTCTCGAACACGTCCAGCATGCGGCTGATGGACTCGTCGTAGGTGGCGTGCAGGCGGAAGGGCCAGCGCTTTTCGACCAGGTGCCGCACCACCTTCTCCAGCTCGGCCTCCATGGATGGCGCGAGCTCGGGGCGCGGCTCCAGGAAATCTTCGAAGTCGGCGGCCGAGAACACCAGCATTTCGCCCGCGCCGTTGTGGCGGTAATAGTCGCTGCCCTGCCCCGGCGAGACCATGGCCGTCCACTTTTCGAAGTCCTGCAGCTCCTGCCCCTTGTTCTGCGTGAAGAGATTGTAGGCGATGCGGATGGTGAGCTGGTCCTGCGCGGCCAGCTGTTCGACGACCTGGTAGTCCTCGGGGTAGTTCTGGAAGCCGCCGCCCGCATCGATGGCGCTCGTGACGCCCAGGCGGTTCAGCTCACGCATGAACTGGCGCGTGGAGTTGATCTGCTGTTCCAGCGGCAGCTTCGGTCCTTTGGCCAGGGTGGCGTAGAGGATCATGGCATTGGGCCGCGCGATCAGCATGCCGGTGGGGTTGCCGGATGCATCGCGCTGGATTTCGCCGCCTGGCGGATTGGGCGTGTCCTTCGTGTAGCCGACCTGGCGCAACGCGGCGCGGTTAAGCAGGGCACGGTCGTAGAGGTGCAGCACGAAAACGGGCGTGTCCGGTGCGGCGGCGTTGATCTCGTCCAGCGTGGGCATGCGCTTTTCGGCGAACTGGAATTCGGTCCAGCCGCCCACCACGCGCACCCATTGCGGGCTGGGCGTACGCAGGGCCTGTTCCTTCAGCATGCGCAGCGCATCCGCCAGCGAGGGCATGCCTTCCCAGCGCAGTTCGAGGTTGTAATTCAGGCCGCCACGGATCAGGTGAAGATGGGAATCGTTCAGGCCGGGGATAACGGTGCGGCCGTTCAGGTCCACCACCTGCGCGTCCGGCGTGCGGTGGCGCATCACCTCTTCCGTGCTGCCTACGGCGAGGAATTTTCCCTGGTCGATTGCCACGGCCGTGGCAACAGGTTTGCTCCGGTCCACGGTGTGGAACCGGCCGTTCGTAAGTATCAACATCGCAGCCCTCGTGCGTCGTTCCCGCGAAGGCGGGAACCCAGGGGTGTATCGTACACTCCTGGATTCCCGCCTGCGCGGGAATGACTCTCATCCGGCGATCTGCGCGAAGCCCTCGCGGATTTCCTGGGCGCTGGCGGGACGCACCACGCGCGCCACTTCCTTGCCGTCCTTGAGGAAGATCATGGTGGGCCAGAGCTTGACCTTGAAGGAGCGGCCGAGAACCCGTCCCGGTCCATCTTCCACCTTATAGTGCGGCACCTCATCCTTGCCTGCATACGCTTCCGCCAGCAGCGGCTGGGCAGCGCGGCAGTAGCCGCACCAGTTGGTGCCGAATTCGAGCAGCGCCGGGCCGCTGAGCGCATCGATCTCGGCGCGCGAGGGCGCCCTTTCCTGATAAGTCCTTTCCATCGTGCGGTCTCCGAAGTGCAGGTTGACGCCTACACCTTACCACGGGCGAGCGGCCGAAGCCGCACGATGGCCTTTTACGCTCAGGCGGAAAGCGTGGTGCTGTAGTCCTTGCCGCCCACACGCACGCGATCGAGCTTGAGGCCCTTCACGTTGTACAGGTAGAAGGGCTGTTCGGCATTCACCGGCGTGCCGAAATCGCAGTCGCTGATCGTCACGTTCGTGACAGGCAGCACCTGCGGCATCGGCTGCGGACCGTTGTAGTCCGAAGCCACCGGGCCGAGGATCACGATGGCCTGGAAGCAGGATACCTGCCTGCCCCTGGAGTCCACATTGCCGACGGTGATGTTCGAGATCTGCACGTTGTCCACCATCGGCGGGCGTGTGCGGACCGTATCTGCAGTGGGTGTGTAGTCGCAGTCGAAGGTCACGACCGCTCCTGCCGCCGTGGCCACCGTGCGCGAGGCAATCGGCGAGCCGGGAAGCGAGGCGTAGAACGACGGCGTAGTCTGCACGCCGTTGGGGATCTTCACGTTGCGTACGTAGAAATTACGCAGGTATCCGCCGCGGTTCATATTCGTCTTCAGGCGGATAGCCGTGTTCAGCGGGTCGGTCTTCCAGTGGATGTTCTCGAAGAGCAGGTTCTGGGCGTACACGTTCTGTATGCCTCCCGCCATCTCGCTGCCCAGGGTCACAGCGCCATGGCCGCTCTGCATGATGCAGTCCTGGATCACGATGTTCTGGGATGGCCCATACTGCGTATCCAGGTCCTTGCCCGCCTTGATGGCGATGCAGTCGTCGCCGGTATCGAAGGTGCAGCCTTCCACCAGCACCTGGTCGCAGGCTTCGGGATCGAAACCATCGCTGTTCGGGCCCGCGCTGTTGGCGTGCACCTTCCGGATCACCACGTTGCGGCAATGGACGGGATGGTGCTGCCAGAACGGCGTATGCATCACCTGGTAGCCTTCCATCAGCACATTGGTGCAGCTGATGAACTGGATCATGGGCGGGCGCAGGTAGTGGCCCAGGCCGAACACGCGCTTCGCCGTCGGAACGCCCGCTTCGGAGAGCGCGGGCAGATACTGCTCGTCCGCGCGCCAGCGCTGGCCTTCGCCCTGGATCAGCAGGCGCTCTTCTTCCGTGAGATTCGGCGCCACTTCGGCCAGCGATTTCGGGTTCAGCGGGTTGGGATCGCGCTGCGATATCTTGCCTTCCTTGTAGCCCGGCGTGTTGGCCTGCGAAGCGGGGTTAAGCGTGCGGTTCCGGCCCTTCCAGGTCCACCAGCAGTCCCCTTCGGCACTGAATGGCACGCCGCCCTGCCCGTTCAGGATGGAGGTCCAGTCGTCGCCGGTCAGGGCGATATTGTCCTGGCCATAGGCGTAGACCATGGGCGAGAAGTTCAGGCAGTCGTTGCTCTGCCAGCGCGAGATCACCAGCTTGCCGTTCCTGCCGCAATCGAAGTCGCCGTACTTCGCATAGTCTTCCGGCT encodes:
- a CDS encoding TonB-dependent receptor, which codes for MNTSRTTLACAIGALYALSTPVFAQATSAETPVAEQAAETPDSQVVVVTGSARPQRRFDVSYAVNALSQANVQKLAPLNMADLLGKLPGIQVEATGGEVQNVTRVRGIPTDDGYALFQQDGLPLMTEINGYFFRGDSMNRYDLMTKTLEVVRGGPAPIYASQAAAIINSTTVTGGNKTQGKAQVSLGTTGLKRIDAVQSGKIDDRTFYAIGGFVREDDGHRDPGFPNDRGGQIRANIKHLTDAGTWKLSANFLNDHNVFYLPIPVSDPRNPAQSLDGYIDYFKGTMNSPALRNVPMKNQEGNGAQRTDQRDLANGRHLKFGNIGLQFEGAVGEWELSAKAGFTKGKLDFDAFYSTSNPATATTFANGFLAAARTAFGAVDHLGYALSGTNGAQAYDPAAAGGLVMQGQFRNLQADFYSHQTDINFTRSVQTGLGKHDVKVGFYGSIYGSTSRSQYNDMLIELHNQPRTLDLIAYSATGAVLGSVTDKGVLRYTTTLNQGDVDAKMAALYVNDTWEVSDRLRLDAGVRTERYNYDGWALLTKQVDLGDKATLADNATRAFTGERQNNVIKPHTTNWTVGANYDFSSMFGGYVRASHLEVPPTMQNASSVSALILTTKANQYEVGFKTTFGASYLYITGFRAQFKPLNSSFIAFNPQTGRNDQTLPFFGEATINGAEIDGAWHLAKGLVLSGSVTVQDPKYKNFVNASGADPSRVVGNQIVREPKVFGNIRPSYSFTAGDKVVDVFGSYSFTGKRYVDLFNTTVLPSYHTIGAGISVTRGDWQVLLTGDNLTNAKGLTEGNPRTDALAGQGSNTAIYGRPVFGRSARLVVSKAW
- a CDS encoding ElyC/SanA/YdcF family protein, with protein sequence MKKHFLFAMALAIALPSQAAVRDKHWSLMAERMFPAVSSLQAGKVPERLAAVLDTRKKRIDACQQASKCLFLASTWNDEEMDAVAGAVAALPATPGKRPVVFDDGAKAQVVRELRGLNAILQTYGFGNETRYPMIDGPVEKPGSEEFKVLVADALWLADAGRNDPGVNLDPSIPLAIALIDVNERNDAVQFEPLDKGLNTAPFALARTIDWKRYKYTAIIIPGVGPENPAISMSARGKLHMKVAANRFAEGNTAFIVVSGAAVHPKGSHFVEAVEMRKQLIERYNVPADRIVIEPYARHTTTNLRNVTRELAAMGAPIDKPTLIVANPSQSRYIESPEFAARNPAELGYHPGVVGPRLSPFELEFRPSLKSLRVDPWDPLDP
- a CDS encoding aspartate/glutamate racemase family protein, producing the protein MKTIGLIGGMSWESTVPYYRQINETIKERLGGLHSARLVLYSVDFHEIEQLQRDGDWDAAGDILARAARSLEAAGAEFLVLCTNTMHKVAQAIEAAVAIPLLHIADPTGAGIRQAGYSAVGLLGTRFTMEQAFYRDRLRERHGLRVLVPETQDRETVHRIIYEELCLGVVKAESRTEYRKIMQGLVKQGAQAIILGCTEISLLVSQQDADVPLFDTTAIHARAAAEEALAEHRP
- a CDS encoding VOC family protein, giving the protein MAIELDHTIVPSRHKAESARLLAELLGVHWTPQSLGPFAAVYVNNGLTLDFIDTDEDFPVYHFCFRLSDTEFDATLERLKARGIPYRSAVHGPVDLKINTDYGGKMVYWNEPDGHQWEMLTVSYARPPAS
- a CDS encoding penicillin-insensitive murein endopeptidase translates to MLEVQPKDSRGYFMLPQAPEDAGYYVYGMIGNRPNTGHLAQYAHPNLMSLIFYIEREWQAIDDRKFGIGNICVAGGGKYDKHASHKKGIEMDCRPVRKDGMIGQAARVSLNDAVYDRTATTKLIRLFVDHPMVRIVYFNDDKVQHALGSRVRSWPGHDDHFHVEIWERP
- a CDS encoding Hcp family type VI secretion system effector produces the protein MALDVYLQIDGIRGESADSAHQGWIEVTSAHWGVTQPRSATASTGGGHTAERCEHRTLSLSKITDLSSPILMQTCSTGRTIPKAKLEFMRADGEGRPVKYYEVELENVMISSMDQMLGDSGLLQDDIGLRFSKVKWRYTQQRIGGGIGGNTTGGWDLAGCKCA
- a CDS encoding amidohydrolase, coding for MLILTNGRFHTVDRSKPVATAVAIDQGKFLAVGSTEEVMRHRTPDAQVVDLNGRTVIPGLNDSHLHLIRGGLNYNLELRWEGMPSLADALRMLKEQALRTPSPQWVRVVGGWTEFQFAEKRMPTLDEINAAAPDTPVFVLHLYDRALLNRAALRQVGYTKDTPNPPGGEIQRDASGNPTGMLIARPNAMILYATLAKGPKLPLEQQINSTRQFMRELNRLGVTSAIDAGGGFQNYPEDYQVVEQLAAQDQLTIRIAYNLFTQNKGQELQDFEKWTAMVSPGQGSDYYRHNGAGEMLVFSAADFEDFLEPRPELAPSMEAELEKVVRHLVEKRWPFRLHATYDESISRMLDVFEKVDRDIPFNGLHWMFDHAETISPRNIDRVKALGGGIAIQHRMAFQGEYFVERYGAEAAAATPPIKRMLENGVPVGAGTDATRVASYNPWTALYWLVSGRTVGGLRLYDAGSKLDRATALELWTAGSAWFSNEQGKKGRIKEGMLADLCVLSADFFSVEEEAIKSIESVLTIVGGKIVYGAAEFTPLAPPPLPVLPDWSPVAKVPGHYRPAAAVQHQCSGPCAVHSHAHDVARRSKVPVSDYSGFWGAFGCSCFAF
- a CDS encoding thioredoxin family protein; translation: MERTYQERAPSRAEIDALSGPALLEFGTNWCGYCRAAQPLLAEAYAGKDEVPHYKVEDGPGRVLGRSFKVKLWPTMIFLKDGKEVARVVRPASAQEIREGFAQIAG
- a CDS encoding glycoside hydrolase family 28 protein; protein product: MQNVNQARRTLIKATGLAAAGGASLAQAATAPDPWLEAEAIVKRLSRRPSFRKQDFPITKFGAKTCQLMKVKAWISHDNQETIATAAPNSPDCYQAIASAIKACHAAGGGRVLIPAGNWYCAGPIVLLSNVNVHLEKGAHIYFSNKPEDYAKYGDFDCGRNGKLVISRWQSNDCLNFSPMVYAYGQDNIALTGDDWTSILNGQGGVPFSAEGDCWWTWKGRNRTLNPASQANTPGYKEGKISQRDPNPLNPKSLAEVAPNLTEEERLLIQGEGQRWRADEQYLPALSEAGVPTAKRVFGLGHYLRPPMIQFISCTNVLMEGYQVMHTPFWQHHPVHCRNVVIRKVHANSAGPNSDGFDPEACDQVLVEGCTFDTGDDCIAIKAGKDLDTQYGPSQNIVIQDCIMQSGHGAVTLGSEMAGGIQNVYAQNLLFENIHWKTDPLNTAIRLKTNMNRGGYLRNFYVRNVKIPNGVQTTPSFYASLPGSPIASRTVATAAGAVVTFDCDYTPTADTVRTRPPMVDNVQISNITVGNVDSRGRQVSCFQAIVILGPVASDYNGPQPMPQVLPVTNVTISDCDFGTPVNAEQPFYLYNVKGLKLDRVRVGGKDYSTTLSA